A section of the Triticum dicoccoides isolate Atlit2015 ecotype Zavitan chromosome 7A, WEW_v2.0, whole genome shotgun sequence genome encodes:
- the LOC119334563 gene encoding GDSL esterase/lipase At1g29670-like, with the protein MAMAKVAAVVASLYLFIVLTRCDAAAAGAGGSTSCHGGRAVGRGGGGRARAPIAKAVFVFGSSLVDNGNNNFLNSTGVRADYLPYGVDFPLGPSGRFSNGRNTIDALGELLRLPRGGRIPPFADPGTRGRAALHGVNFASGGSGILDRTGQDTGKVLSLNQQISNFEAVTLPDLRATTASTRQMKGHDFLHDCFLPRSLFVIGTGGNDYLLNYYRPRNTSRPQLSDFTRSLITKLSAHLQRLYGLGARKFVIFSIQPMGCTPVVRASLNVTGAGCVEPVNGAALLFNGELRSLVDATGPRMPGASFAVVDSYKIIKDLLDHPRKHGIRETYRACCSELASSGVLCKKGGPICRDRTKYVFFDGLHPTDVVNARIARKGFGSESPREAYPINVKKLAMLW; encoded by the exons ATGGCCATGGCCAAGGTCGCCGCGGTCGTGGCGTCGCTCTACCTATTTATCGTGCTAACACGGTGCGACGCTGCCGCTGCTGGTGCGGGCGGTTCGACGAGCTGCCACGGCGGCAGAGCtgtggggaggggcggcggcggccgggcgagGGCGCCGATTGCGAAGGCCGTGTTCGTGTTCGGGAGCTCGCTGGTGGACAACGGCAACAACAACTTCCTCAACAGCACCGGCGTGCGCGCCGACTACCTGCCCTACGGCGTCGACTTCCCGCTCGGCCCCTCCGGCCGCTTCTCCAACGGCCGCAACACCATCGACGCTCTCGGGGAGCTTCTCCGCCTCCCCCGCGGCGGCCGCATCCCGCCGTTCGCCGACCCGGGCACCAGGGGCCGCGCCGCGCTGCATGGCGTCAACTTCGCGTCCGGCGGCTCTGGAATCCTCGACCGCACCGGCCAGGACACC GGCAAGGTGTTGAGCCTGAACCAGCAAATCAGCAACTTCGAGGCAGTGACTCTCCCCGACCTTCGAGCAACGACAGCCAGCACTCGCCAGATGAAGGGCCATGATTTCTTGCACGATTGCTTCCTGCCCAGGAGCCTATTCGTGATCGGGACAGGCGGCAACGACTACCTGCTCAACTACTACCGGCCCAGAAATACATCCAGGCCCCAATTGTCAGACTTCACACGCTCACTGATCACCAAGCTCTCGGCCCATCTTCAG AGGCTGTATGGTCTGGGGGCGAGGAAGTTTGTGATCTTCTCCATCCAGCCCATGGGGTGCACCCCCGTGGTGAGGGCGTCCCTCAACGTCACCGGCGCAGGCTGCGTCGAGCCGGTGAACGGCGCGGCGCTCCTCTTCAACGGCGAGCTGAGGTCGCTCGTCGACGCCACGGGGCCGCGCATGCCCGGCGCGAGCTTCGCCGTCGTCGACTCCTACAAGATCATCAAGGACCTGCTGGACCACCCAAGGAAACATG GCATCAGGGAGACGTATCGGGCTTGCTGCAGTGAGCTGGCGTCATCCGGGGTGCTGTGTAAGAAGGGAGGGCCCATCTGCAGGGACCGGACCAAGTACGTCTTCTTCGACGGGCTCCACCCGACAGACGTGGTGAACGCCAGGATCGCGCGCAAGGGATTCGGCTCCGAGTCGCCGCGGGAAGCGTACCCCATCAACGTCAAGAAATTGGCTATGCTGTGGTAG